In one Enterobacteriaceae endosymbiont of Donacia thalassina genomic region, the following are encoded:
- the asd gene encoding archaetidylserine decarboxylase (Phosphatidylserine decarboxylase is synthesized as a single chain precursor. Generation of the pyruvoyl active site from a Ser is coupled to cleavage of a Gly-Ser bond between the larger (beta) and smaller (alpha chains). It is an integral membrane protein.): MKKKLYLYIQNILPQLLITNFFGYISKKKLSIITTSLIFLFIKIYKINMKETKYPNIFYYKTFNKFFIRKLNMDNRPIDNNKNHIIQNTDGTINELGIIKKNQIFQFKGCKYSLYNLIGKNNNINKIFTNGYFINVYLSPKDYHRVHMSYDGFLLKMIYIPGKLFPVNNIISQNLCNLFILNERVIFVFKTSFGLMIKILIGAQIVGSIYTSWYGSVISSRKNNIQIWNWPYIQNFYKKDFIFLKKGKEMGYFNIGSTVITLFPPNTIKFNPLLKKGLKTKIGELLAYII; this comes from the coding sequence ATGAAAAAAAAATTATATTTATATATACAAAATATATTACCACAATTATTAATCACAAATTTTTTTGGTTATATTTCAAAAAAAAAACTTAGTATAATAACTACTTCTTTAATATTTTTATTTATTAAAATTTATAAAATAAATATGAAAGAAACAAAATATCCTAATATTTTTTATTATAAAACTTTTAATAAATTTTTTATAAGAAAATTAAATATGGATAATAGACCTATTGATAATAATAAAAATCATATTATTCAAAATACTGATGGTACTATTAATGAATTAGGTATTATAAAAAAAAATCAAATTTTTCAGTTTAAAGGTTGTAAGTATTCACTTTATAACCTTATAGGTAAAAATAATAATATAAATAAAATTTTTACTAATGGATATTTTATTAATGTATATTTATCACCTAAAGATTATCATAGAGTACATATGTCTTATGATGGTTTTTTACTTAAAATGATATATATTCCTGGTAAATTATTTCCTGTTAATAATATAATATCTCAAAATTTATGTAATTTATTCATTTTAAATGAAAGAGTAATTTTTGTATTTAAAACATCTTTTGGTCTTATGATAAAAATTTTAATTGGAGCTCAAATAGTAGGAAGTATTTATACTTCTTGGTATGGTTCAGTAATTTCTTCTAGAAAAAATAATATTCAAATCTGGAATTGGCCATATATCCAAAATTTTTATAAAAAAGATTTTATTTTTTTAAAAAAGGGGAAAGAAATGGGTTATTTTAATATAGGTTCAACAGTAATTACTTTATTTCCACCTAATACAATTAAGTTTAACCCGCTTTTAAAAAAAGGATTAAAAACTAAAATTGGTGAATTATTAGCTTATATTATTTAG
- the epmA gene encoding elongation factor P--(R)-beta-lysine ligase — protein sequence MKKLNYLTSARTNDLIKRNFIIKKIRKFFDEKNFIEVETPILTQFENTNIYLQQFSTNFINNKNKKKLFLITSPEFHMKRILASKINHSIYQICHSFRNGEYGKYHNPEFTMLEWYHKNYDLKQLILEVNNFFIKFGFNKLKKYSYKKIFLKFFKINPFHVSQQKLFFLLKKKGFINKKYNFYTKDNYVQILFDLYIVPKLGYISPILIYNFPSSQKTMETININNKNIANRFEVFFKGVELGNGFHELTNYKEQKKRFDEDNNKRKSIGLPLKKVDTYLLKAIKYGIPNCSGMAIGLDRFIMFLLKKKSIHKSISFSIKNS from the coding sequence ATGAAAAAATTAAATTACTTAACTAGTGCTAGAACAAATGATTTAATTAAACGTAATTTTATAATTAAAAAAATAAGAAAATTTTTTGACGAAAAAAATTTTATTGAAGTAGAAACTCCTATATTAACTCAATTTGAAAATACAAATATTTATTTACAACAATTTAGTACAAATTTTATTAATAATAAAAATAAAAAAAAATTATTTTTAATTACTAGTCCTGAATTTCATATGAAGAGGATACTTGCATCTAAAATAAATCATTCAATTTATCAAATATGTCATAGTTTCCGTAATGGAGAATATGGAAAATATCATAACCCAGAATTTACTATGTTAGAATGGTATCATAAAAATTATGATTTAAAACAATTAATATTAGAAGTAAATAATTTTTTTATAAAATTTGGATTTAATAAACTTAAAAAATATTCATATAAAAAAATTTTTTTAAAATTTTTTAAAATAAATCCTTTTCATGTAAGTCAACAAAAATTATTTTTTTTATTAAAAAAAAAAGGATTTATAAACAAAAAATATAATTTTTATACTAAAGATAATTATGTACAAATATTATTTGATTTATATATTGTACCTAAACTAGGTTATATATCTCCGATATTAATATATAATTTTCCATCATCACAAAAAACTATGGAAACTATAAATATAAATAATAAAAATATAGCAAATAGATTTGAAGTATTTTTTAAAGGAGTTGAATTAGGTAACGGATTTCATGAATTAACTAATTATAAAGAACAAAAAAAAAGATTTGATGAAGATAATAATAAACGTAAATCAATAGGGTTACCTTTAAAGAAGGTTGATACTTATTTATTAAAAGCAATAAAATATGGTATACCAAATTGTTCAGGTATGGCTATAGGTCTAGATAGATTTATTATGTTTTTATTAAAAAAAAAATCTATTCATAAATCTATTAGTTTTTCTATAAAAAATTCTTAA
- the efp gene encoding elongation factor P, with translation MVNYYSNNFKIGMKFIFLNQPYIIESSEFVKPGKGQSFVRIKMRNLITEKLIDKTFKSTDNLNTADILEKKLQYLYNEKNYFYYFMNKNNFEQIMIHSNIIGDKKKWLISQYDYTITFWNQIPIFLTLPNFIKLKVINTSLILKGDTINNNKQAIISNGEIIKVPVFIKTGDIIKIDTRKKKYISRYK, from the coding sequence ATGGTAAATTACTATAGTAATAATTTTAAGATTGGGATGAAATTTATATTTTTAAATCAACCCTATATTATAGAATCTAGTGAATTTGTAAAACCTGGTAAGGGACAATCATTTGTAAGAATAAAAATGAGGAATTTAATTACTGAAAAATTAATTGATAAAACATTTAAATCTACTGATAATTTAAATACTGCAGATATTTTAGAAAAAAAATTACAATATTTATATAATGAAAAAAATTATTTTTATTATTTTATGAATAAAAATAATTTTGAACAAATTATGATTCATAGTAATATTATTGGGGATAAAAAAAAATGGTTGATTTCTCAATATGATTATACAATAACATTTTGGAATCAAATACCTATATTTTTAACATTACCTAATTTTATAAAATTAAAAGTAATAAATACAAGTTTAATTTTAAAAGGAGATACAATAAATAATAATAAACAAGCCATAATAAGTAATGGGGAAATAATAAAAGTTCCTGTTTTTATTAAAACAGGAGATATTATTAAAATTGATACAAGAAAAAAAAAATACATTTCTAGATATAAATAA
- a CDS encoding KamA family radical SAM protein, translated as MKELWLKQLSNNINNNIDLMKITKIKKTDSNQFLYKKNNIPFNVKIPLTFIKKIKKKNSKDPILLQFIFNKKELVKCKKYNSNPLNEKFIIPGMIHKYKNRVLILLTGICAVHCRYCFRKNTKQINSIKIRDWHKIINYIKKKLEINEIIFSGGDPLVLNDHKINTFINDIKKISHIKILRIHTRIISIIPQRISINLLKIFSKCKFNIVIVTHINHPNEISNTLYEKINSLKELGITILNQSVLLKDINDHHEILIKLSNNLFNIGIIPYYLHLLDKIEGSKHFNVSVNKAKKIMKKISSSLSGFLVPRLTKESYGGKNKKFIF; from the coding sequence ATGAAAGAATTATGGTTAAAACAATTGTCAAATAATATCAATAATAATATTGATCTTATGAAAATAACAAAAATAAAAAAAACAGATAGTAATCAATTTCTATATAAAAAAAATAATATACCTTTTAATGTAAAAATACCTTTAACTTTTATAAAAAAAATAAAAAAGAAAAATTCTAAAGATCCAATTTTATTACAATTTATTTTTAATAAAAAAGAATTAGTAAAATGTAAAAAATATAATAGTAACCCATTAAATGAAAAATTTATTATTCCTGGGATGATACATAAATATAAAAATAGAGTGTTAATATTATTAACAGGAATTTGTGCAGTACATTGTAGATATTGTTTTCGAAAAAATACTAAACAGATTAATTCAATTAAAATACGTGATTGGCATAAAATTATTAATTATATAAAAAAAAAATTAGAAATTAATGAAATTATTTTTTCTGGAGGGGATCCTTTAGTTTTAAATGATCACAAAATAAATACATTTATTAATGATATAAAAAAAATATCTCATATTAAAATATTAAGAATACATACTAGAATAATATCTATTATCCCCCAAAGAATCTCTATAAATTTATTAAAAATATTCAGTAAATGTAAATTTAATATTGTAATAGTTACACATATTAATCATCCGAATGAAATTAGTAATACATTATATGAAAAAATTAACTCTTTAAAAGAGTTAGGAATAACTATTTTAAATCAAAGTGTCTTATTAAAAGATATAAATGATCATCATGAAATTTTAATTAAATTAAGTAACAATTTATTTAATATTGGAATAATTCCATATTACTTACATCTTTTAGATAAAATAGAAGGCAGTAAACATTTTAATGTTTCTGTAAATAAAGCTAAAAAAATTATGAAAAAAATTTCATCATCTCTATCAGGATTTTTAGTTCCTAGACTAACTAAGGAAAGTTATGGAGGAAAAAATAAAAAATTTATTTTTTAA
- the groL gene encoding chaperonin GroEL (60 kDa chaperone family; promotes refolding of misfolded polypeptides especially under stressful conditions; forms two stacked rings of heptamers to form a barrel-shaped 14mer; ends can be capped by GroES; misfolded proteins enter the barrel where they are refolded when GroES binds), whose protein sequence is MAAKDVKFGNDARVKMLRGVNVLADAVKITLGPKGRNVVLDKSFGAPAITKDGVTVAREIELEDKFENMGAQMVKEVASKANDVAGDGTTTASVLAQSIVSEGLKAVAAGMNPMDLKRGIDKAVIAAVEELKVISVPCSDSKSIAQVGTISANADETVGNLIAQAMERVGKEGVITVEEGTGLQDELDVVEGMQFDRGYLSPYFINKTESGTVELDNPYILLVDKKLSNIREILPVLEMVAKSSKSLLIIAEDVDGEALATLVVNTMRGVVKVAAVKAPGFGDRRKAMLQDIAILTGGNVISEEIGLELEKTTLEDLGQAKKIIINKDTTTIIDGIGKQKDISGRVNQIRQQIDEATSDYDREKLQERVAKLAGGVAVLKVGAATEVEMKEKKARVEDALHATRAAVEEGVVAGGGVALVRVAAKLMNLTGQNEDQNMGIKVALRAMEAPLRQIVSNAGEEPSVIANNVKDGHGNYGYNAANEEYGDMIKFGILDPTKVTRSALQYSASVAGLMITTECMVTDLPKDEKSEISNTPPGGMGGGMGGMM, encoded by the coding sequence ATGGCAGCTAAAGACGTAAAATTTGGTAATGATGCTCGTGTAAAAATGTTACGAGGTGTAAACGTACTTGCAGATGCAGTTAAAATTACTCTTGGACCAAAAGGTAGAAATGTAGTATTAGATAAATCATTTGGTGCACCTGCTATAACTAAAGATGGTGTAACAGTTGCTAGAGAAATAGAATTAGAAGATAAATTTGAAAATATGGGAGCACAAATGGTAAAAGAAGTTGCTTCCAAAGCTAATGATGTAGCAGGTGATGGTACAACTACAGCTAGTGTATTAGCACAATCTATTGTAAGCGAAGGGTTGAAAGCTGTTGCTGCTGGTATGAATCCTATGGATTTAAAAAGAGGAATAGACAAAGCTGTTATAGCTGCTGTAGAAGAATTAAAAGTAATTTCTGTACCTTGTTCTGATTCAAAATCTATAGCTCAAGTAGGAACTATTTCTGCAAATGCAGATGAAACTGTAGGAAATTTAATTGCGCAAGCTATGGAAAGAGTCGGAAAAGAAGGAGTTATTACAGTTGAAGAAGGTACAGGATTACAAGATGAATTAGATGTAGTTGAAGGAATGCAATTTGATAGAGGATATTTATCTCCTTATTTTATCAATAAAACAGAATCTGGCACTGTAGAACTTGATAATCCATATATACTTTTAGTTGATAAAAAACTTTCAAATATTAGAGAAATTTTACCTGTTTTAGAAATGGTTGCAAAATCAAGTAAATCTTTATTAATTATAGCTGAAGATGTTGATGGTGAAGCATTAGCTACATTAGTAGTTAATACTATGCGTGGTGTAGTAAAAGTAGCTGCTGTTAAAGCTCCAGGTTTTGGAGATCGTCGTAAGGCTATGTTACAAGATATTGCTATTCTTACAGGTGGTAATGTTATTTCAGAAGAAATAGGTCTAGAATTAGAAAAAACTACACTAGAAGATCTTGGACAAGCAAAAAAAATAATTATAAATAAAGATACAACAACAATTATAGATGGTATTGGTAAACAAAAAGATATTTCAGGTCGCGTTAATCAAATAAGACAACAAATAGATGAAGCAACTTCTGATTACGATCGTGAAAAACTTCAAGAAAGAGTAGCAAAATTAGCAGGTGGAGTAGCTGTATTAAAAGTTGGAGCTGCAACTGAAGTAGAAATGAAAGAAAAAAAAGCTCGAGTAGAAGATGCTTTACATGCTACTAGAGCTGCTGTAGAAGAAGGTGTTGTAGCAGGTGGAGGAGTAGCCTTAGTACGAGTAGCAGCTAAATTAATGAATTTAACTGGTCAAAATGAAGATCAGAATATGGGTATAAAAGTAGCTTTAAGAGCAATGGAAGCCCCTTTACGTCAAATAGTTTCTAATGCAGGAGAAGAACCATCAGTAATTGCAAATAATGTAAAAGATGGACATGGTAACTATGGATATAATGCTGCAAATGAAGAATATGGAGATATGATTAAGTTTGGTATTTTAGATCCTACTAAAGTTACAAGATCAGCATTACAATATTCAGCATCTGTAGCAGGACTTATGATTACAACAGAATGTATGGTTACAGATTTACCAAAAGATGAAAAATCAGAAATTTCAAATACACCACCAGGTGGTATGGGTGGCGGTATGGGTGGTATGATGTAA
- a CDS encoding co-chaperone GroES → MNIRPLHDRVIVRRKEVESKSSGGIVLTGSAAGKSTRGEVLAVGKGRILDNGVVKPLDVKKGDIIIFNDGYNVKTEKIDDEEVLIMSESDILAIIK, encoded by the coding sequence ATGAATATTCGTCCATTACATGATCGTGTTATTGTAAGAAGAAAAGAAGTTGAATCTAAATCTTCAGGTGGAATTGTATTAACAGGTTCTGCTGCAGGAAAATCTACTAGAGGTGAAGTATTAGCAGTAGGGAAAGGACGTATATTAGATAATGGTGTCGTAAAACCATTAGATGTAAAAAAAGGTGATATAATCATATTTAATGATGGTTATAATGTTAAAACAGAAAAAATTGATGATGAAGAAGTTCTTATAATGTCTGAAAGTGATATTTTGGCTATTATTAAATAA
- a CDS encoding OmpA family protein encodes MKKITIIFIMIIMNIYNIAYAESDFKDYWYFGSKFGLSQYNHIKLLGKDIDDKEYTLFNKIGNGLFFGYQSNNFLGFEIGFDWLGAVKKNIQDKNENTINFFESKGIQLTSNVRYPIFKNVYLYSRLGGLFTKSINKQYDKNNYNKNLDNIYYNLSPLMVLGGEYLINNNFSSRLEYQFAGKIGNKDYDDLGQQTNNSMITLSLIYKFTDKYHLPSIRNLINKAKNNYYNNYSNNNILSKTKVYFNSNKIILGKQNKKKLNKVIENNIKNNNLSKNNDNKIIILGHSDYLEKDNNNFLSQKRAQKIAEYLSFKNKDLIKKIIIVKGLGSNLSINKNCLKIKNYKILKKCLVIDRYVEIKILKIPKKIIKKHVFNKKLFFMNNHHKGYKYNYGDNDYLNNEIHNFKNKLFIYKQCFNIISKLDQMYKIQKNLYLINKFLYKS; translated from the coding sequence ATGAAAAAAATAACTATTATTTTTATAATGATTATAATGAATATTTATAATATTGCTTATGCAGAATCTGATTTTAAAGATTATTGGTATTTTGGTTCTAAATTTGGTTTATCACAATATAATCATATTAAATTATTAGGGAAGGACATTGATGATAAAGAATATACTTTATTTAATAAAATAGGAAATGGATTATTTTTTGGTTATCAATCTAATAATTTTTTAGGATTTGAAATAGGTTTTGATTGGTTAGGTGCTGTTAAAAAAAATATTCAAGATAAAAATGAGAATACTATAAATTTTTTTGAATCTAAAGGTATTCAATTAACATCTAATGTTAGATATCCTATCTTTAAAAATGTATATTTATATAGTCGTTTAGGAGGTTTATTTACTAAATCTATTAATAAACAATATGATAAAAATAATTATAATAAAAATTTAGATAATATATATTATAATTTATCTCCATTAATGGTTTTAGGAGGAGAATATTTAATAAATAATAATTTTTCATCTAGGTTAGAATATCAATTTGCAGGTAAGATTGGAAATAAAGATTATGATGATTTAGGTCAGCAAACAAATAATTCTATGATTACTTTAAGTTTAATTTATAAATTTACTGATAAGTATCACTTACCTTCAATAAGAAATTTAATAAATAAAGCAAAAAATAATTATTATAATAATTATAGTAATAATAATATTCTATCTAAAACAAAAGTTTATTTTAATTCTAATAAAATTATTTTAGGTAAACAAAATAAAAAAAAATTAAATAAAGTTATAGAAAATAATATTAAAAATAATAATTTATCTAAAAATAATGATAATAAAATAATAATTTTAGGTCATTCTGATTATTTAGAAAAAGATAATAATAATTTTTTATCACAAAAAAGAGCACAAAAAATTGCTGAATATTTATCATTTAAAAATAAAGATTTAATTAAAAAAATAATTATTGTGAAAGGTTTAGGAAGTAATTTATCAATTAATAAAAATTGTTTAAAAATAAAAAATTATAAAATTTTAAAAAAATGTTTAGTTATAGATCGTTATGTAGAAATAAAAATTTTGAAAATTCCTAAAAAAATCATTAAAAAACATGTTTTTAATAAAAAATTATTTTTTATGAATAATCATCATAAAGGGTATAAATATAATTATGGTGATAATGATTATTTAAATAATGAAATACATAATTTTAAAAATAAATTATTTATATATAAACAATGTTTTAATATTATTTCAAAATTAGACCAAATGTATAAAATACAAAAAAATTTATATTTAATAAATAAATTTTTATATAAATCATAA
- the carB gene encoding carbamoyl-phosphate synthase large subunit — MPKRTDIRNIMILGSGPIIIGQACEFDYAGTQACKALKEEGYNLILVNSNPATIMTDPDIADITYIEPMNWETITKIIEKEKPDVILPTMGGQTALNCILDLHKNNILNKFNVETIGVSIETINKAENRYYFANIIKKLGFNVPSSFIAKNINEAKHNIKKIGFPCIVRPSFTMGGSGGGVANNIIEFEKICKNGLNLSPNNELIIDESLIGWKEYEMEIIKDQNGNSIIICSIENLDPMGIHTGDSITVAPAQTLSDKEYQIMRNASILIMESMGIKAGGANVQFAVHPNTGKLMVIEMNPRVSRSSALASKATGFPIAKISAKLSIGYTLDELRNDITNNRITAAFEPSIDYIVTKIPRFNFEKFHNANDRLTTQMKSVGEIMSIGRSFQESIQKALCSLEIGINGFNPKTDLIKNKKNYNLIIKELKKPGPDRIRFIADAIRIGMSIKKIYNYSKIDKWFLLQIENLINIENKIIILGIKYLYNKEYFFNLKKKGFSDARLATLLNVSEKKIRTLRYNLNIHPVYKRVDTCAAEFKTNTAYIYSTYEKECEANPSNNKKKIIILGSGPNRIGQGIEFDYCCVHASIILRKNNFETIMINCNPETVSTDYDISDRLYFEPITLENILEIIRIEKPLGVIIQYGGQTPLNLAKKLEKENVNIIGTDPRSIDLAEDRKKFQYIINFLKLKQSQNYIVKNLNEALMKANIIGFPIIVRPSYVLGGRSMEIVYNEENLKNYYLLNIQNNVPVLLEKFLKNAIEVDVDAICDRENVFIGGIMEHIEYVGIHSGDSACSFPTRTLSKSILKEIKNQTKKLAIKINVCGLINIQFAIKNKEIYIIEVNPRASRTVPFISKAINIPLAKMGALVMIGKTLSDLNLRKEIIPQYFSVKEVMLPFNKFDNIDPILGPEMKSTGEVMGIGFSFAEAFYKAMLGTKVFIKNKGIILISVHNQDKKLIFPIVQKLINYGFKIEATYGTAEFLKKLNLLVKTVRKSTEKQPNVINFIKNKRYTYIINTAEKKESINNSKLIRILALKNNIYYNTTINSAIATIDSIGENFPKKIFSLQELHKNFLKQKNFKI, encoded by the coding sequence ATGCCAAAACGTACTGATATAAGAAATATTATGATTTTAGGATCTGGCCCAATTATTATTGGACAAGCTTGCGAATTTGATTATGCTGGTACTCAGGCATGTAAAGCTTTAAAAGAAGAAGGATATAATTTAATTTTAGTTAATTCTAATCCTGCTACTATTATGACTGATCCTGATATTGCTGATATTACATATATAGAACCTATGAACTGGGAAACTATTACTAAAATTATAGAAAAAGAAAAACCTGATGTAATTTTACCAACAATGGGTGGGCAAACAGCTTTAAATTGTATTTTAGATTTACATAAAAATAATATTTTAAATAAATTTAATGTAGAAACTATTGGAGTTTCAATAGAAACTATAAATAAAGCAGAAAATCGTTATTATTTTGCAAATATTATTAAAAAATTAGGATTTAATGTTCCTTCTTCTTTTATTGCTAAGAATATAAATGAAGCAAAACATAATATTAAAAAAATTGGTTTTCCATGTATTGTGAGACCATCATTTACTATGGGGGGAAGTGGAGGAGGAGTAGCAAATAATATAATTGAATTTGAAAAAATTTGTAAAAATGGATTAAATTTATCGCCTAATAATGAATTAATTATAGATGAATCATTAATAGGGTGGAAAGAATATGAAATGGAGATTATAAAAGATCAAAATGGTAATTCTATTATTATATGTTCTATTGAAAATTTAGATCCTATGGGTATACATACAGGAGATTCAATTACAGTAGCCCCTGCACAAACTTTATCTGATAAAGAATATCAAATAATGAGAAATGCTTCCATATTAATTATGGAGTCTATGGGTATTAAAGCAGGAGGAGCTAATGTACAATTTGCTGTCCATCCAAATACAGGTAAATTAATGGTAATTGAAATGAATCCTCGTGTTTCACGTTCATCTGCATTAGCATCTAAGGCTACAGGATTCCCAATTGCAAAAATATCTGCCAAACTTTCTATTGGTTATACATTAGATGAATTAAGAAATGATATAACAAATAATCGTATTACTGCTGCTTTTGAACCATCTATTGATTATATAGTAACTAAAATACCTAGATTTAATTTTGAAAAATTTCATAATGCTAATGATAGATTAACAACACAAATGAAATCTGTAGGAGAAATTATGTCTATAGGTAGATCTTTTCAAGAATCTATCCAAAAAGCATTATGTAGTTTAGAAATAGGAATTAATGGATTTAATCCTAAAACTGATTTAATCAAAAACAAAAAAAATTATAATTTAATTATAAAAGAACTAAAAAAACCAGGTCCTGATAGAATTAGATTTATTGCAGATGCTATAAGAATAGGTATGTCTATTAAAAAAATATATAATTATTCTAAAATAGATAAATGGTTTTTATTACAAATAGAAAATTTAATTAATATTGAAAATAAAATAATAATATTAGGTATAAAATATTTATATAATAAAGAATATTTTTTTAATTTAAAAAAAAAAGGATTTTCAGATGCTAGATTAGCTACATTATTAAATGTATCTGAAAAAAAAATAAGAACATTAAGATATAATTTAAATATACATCCAGTATATAAAAGAGTTGATACATGTGCTGCTGAATTTAAAACAAATACTGCTTATATATATTCAACTTATGAAAAAGAATGTGAAGCTAATCCTAGTAATAATAAAAAAAAAATTATAATTTTAGGTAGTGGACCTAATAGAATAGGTCAAGGTATTGAATTTGATTATTGTTGTGTACATGCATCAATAATATTACGTAAAAATAATTTTGAAACAATTATGATTAATTGTAATCCAGAAACCGTTTCTACTGATTATGATATTTCAGATCGTTTATATTTTGAACCTATTACTTTAGAAAATATATTAGAAATTATTAGAATAGAAAAACCTTTAGGAGTAATAATACAATATGGGGGACAAACTCCATTAAATTTAGCTAAAAAATTAGAAAAAGAAAATGTTAATATTATAGGTACTGATCCTAGATCTATAGATTTAGCTGAAGATAGAAAAAAATTTCAATATATTATTAATTTTTTAAAATTAAAACAATCTCAAAATTATATAGTAAAAAATTTAAATGAAGCTTTAATGAAAGCAAATATAATTGGTTTCCCAATAATAGTAAGACCTTCTTATGTTTTAGGAGGTAGATCTATGGAAATAGTATATAATGAAGAAAATTTAAAAAATTATTATTTATTAAATATACAGAATAATGTTCCTGTTTTATTAGAAAAATTTTTAAAAAATGCAATAGAAGTTGATGTAGATGCTATTTGTGATCGAGAAAATGTTTTTATAGGTGGGATTATGGAACATATTGAATATGTAGGAATTCATTCTGGAGATTCTGCTTGTTCATTTCCTACAAGAACTTTAAGTAAAAGTATTTTAAAAGAAATTAAAAATCAGACGAAAAAATTAGCTATTAAAATTAATGTATGTGGATTAATAAATATTCAATTTGCTATAAAAAATAAAGAAATTTATATAATAGAAGTTAATCCTAGAGCTTCTAGAACAGTTCCATTTATTTCTAAAGCAATAAATATACCATTAGCAAAAATGGGAGCATTAGTTATGATAGGTAAAACTTTATCAGATTTAAATCTTAGAAAAGAAATTATTCCACAATATTTTTCTGTAAAAGAAGTAATGTTACCTTTTAATAAATTTGATAATATAGACCCTATTTTAGGTCCTGAAATGAAATCTACAGGAGAAGTTATGGGTATAGGATTTTCTTTTGCTGAGGCATTTTATAAAGCAATGTTAGGTACTAAAGTTTTTATTAAAAATAAAGGTATTATATTAATTTCTGTACATAATCAAGATAAAAAATTAATTTTTCCAATAGTACAAAAATTAATAAATTATGGATTTAAAATTGAAGCTACATATGGAACTGCTGAATTTTTAAAAAAATTAAATTTATTAGTTAAAACAGTTAGAAAATCTACAGAAAAACAACCTAATGTAATTAACTTTATAAAAAATAAAAGATATACTTATATAATTAATACTGCAGAAAAAAAAGAATCTATTAATAATTCTAAATTAATTAGAATATTAGCTTTAAAAAATAATATTTATTATAATACAACTATTAATAGTGCTATAGCTACTATAGATTCTATAGGAGAAAATTTTCCAAAAAAAATATTTTCTTTACAAGAATTACATAAAAATTTTTTAAAACAAAAAAATTTTAAAATTTAA